The Natronocella acetinitrilica genome has a segment encoding these proteins:
- a CDS encoding VWA domain-containing protein: MAEVPRQPAIHALVDVSASMRRTDPANVRVPAVRLLAQLVPEQSRTGIWFFADTVETTLPVQAVDAEWRAAASLIADDVHSRGHGTDIGAALQAAVDAFDDDTEASSRHVLLFTDGQVHLSRDDAVNATERQRIIAELLPAIREAGIHVHAVGLSDEVDAELLQALAEGTGGQLVLTADAEQLERLFLRLFDSVTPRDRVPLEGNRFVVDMSVSELTVVAFRSADAEISLTAPDGQVLTPADAGDAGLRWRREQRYDLITVENPEHGTWQLDGEEDPDNRVLVITDLRLHLGGLPAYLLAGEELGLEAWLTDGETAITDTGFHDALGVTAQIQPGGDRTVHRPMQRDDHYRYQLAEQEARGGGATRVTVTVEAGTFQRQQMRSVVVLPKPATARIAPLPDDPDLDRRLLLSPDERSRATSVALYARVTSDRGESSRFRLPGQPEDATDWYVDMDHLDAERDYVLTVEAHGRLPDEREFAVEIGAFHLPGQAPDVAAPETRSSQIGRPLLVIVLVAFNIALLGVIIIGFLAFRRRTPVPSFDDSTRPRKEGDAS, from the coding sequence GTGGCAGAAGTGCCTCGCCAGCCGGCAATTCATGCATTGGTTGACGTGTCTGCCAGCATGCGTCGAACCGATCCGGCCAATGTCCGGGTTCCCGCTGTTCGCCTGCTGGCACAGCTTGTTCCGGAACAAAGCCGCACGGGGATATGGTTTTTCGCAGATACCGTGGAGACCACCCTGCCCGTACAGGCAGTGGATGCCGAGTGGCGCGCTGCGGCTAGCCTGATCGCCGATGACGTGCATTCCCGCGGACATGGCACAGACATTGGTGCGGCGCTGCAGGCTGCGGTGGACGCCTTCGATGACGACACCGAGGCGTCCTCACGCCATGTACTGCTGTTCACCGACGGGCAGGTGCATCTCTCCCGGGACGATGCCGTAAATGCCACGGAACGGCAGCGAATCATTGCAGAGCTGTTGCCCGCGATCAGGGAAGCGGGCATCCACGTTCACGCAGTCGGCCTGTCCGATGAGGTGGATGCCGAGCTCCTGCAGGCTCTCGCCGAGGGCACCGGCGGGCAACTGGTCCTTACCGCTGATGCGGAACAGCTCGAACGGCTTTTCCTGCGGCTATTCGACAGCGTGACACCCCGCGACCGCGTTCCTCTGGAGGGCAATCGATTCGTAGTGGACATGTCGGTTAGCGAACTGACGGTTGTAGCGTTTCGCTCTGCCGACGCCGAAATCAGTCTGACCGCACCGGATGGGCAGGTACTAACGCCAGCGGATGCCGGAGATGCGGGGCTTCGCTGGCGCCGCGAACAGCGTTACGACCTCATTACCGTTGAGAACCCGGAGCACGGCACCTGGCAGCTCGACGGTGAGGAGGACCCGGACAACCGGGTTCTGGTCATTACCGACTTGCGCCTGCACCTGGGTGGCCTGCCCGCCTATCTGCTAGCCGGTGAAGAACTTGGGCTGGAAGCCTGGCTCACCGATGGCGAGACGGCGATCACCGATACCGGCTTCCACGATGCGCTGGGCGTGACCGCGCAGATTCAGCCCGGCGGGGATCGCACCGTTCACAGGCCCATGCAGCGGGATGATCATTACCGCTATCAGCTTGCCGAGCAGGAGGCGCGGGGGGGCGGGGCAACGCGGGTAACCGTGACCGTGGAAGCAGGAACCTTCCAGCGCCAGCAGATGCGCAGCGTGGTTGTTCTGCCGAAACCCGCAACGGCGCGGATCGCCCCCCTGCCCGATGATCCGGACCTGGATCGACGACTGCTGCTTAGCCCTGATGAGCGCTCGCGGGCAACCTCGGTAGCCTTGTATGCACGGGTGACCAGTGACCGCGGCGAAAGCAGTCGATTTCGACTACCTGGCCAGCCCGAGGACGCCACGGACTGGTATGTGGACATGGATCATCTTGACGCCGAACGTGATTATGTGCTGACCGTAGAGGCTCACGGGCGCCTGCCGGATGAACGGGAGTTCGCGGTGGAAATCGGCGCGTTCCACCTGCCTGGCCAGGCACCTGACGTCGCGGCGCCCGAAACCCGATCTTCACAAATTGGCCGGCCGCTGCTGGTGATCGTGTTGGTCGCCTTCAATATTGCGCTGCTCGGCGTCATTATCATCGGGTTCCTGGCATTCCGGCGTCGCACACCGGTCCCGTCTTTTGACGATTCGACCAGGCCACGCAAGGAAGGAGACGCCTCATGA
- a CDS encoding DUF6231 family protein: protein MRWLVSELIGDVKPATLAVVGKFPALDEAGLGKTPEIAVTRIEADAYRQLATLGMQDLVLVGDTLEQLERRDGEALLAGLRDLFARRVIVSLQPEHGWQPRDLIAFGFTRLGRDHAGTAEFFGFDIATYKTTPDWLNARNWANPDLFDKFRW, encoded by the coding sequence ATGCGGTGGCTCGTCAGCGAGCTGATCGGCGATGTCAAACCGGCAACACTGGCCGTGGTCGGGAAATTCCCTGCCCTGGACGAGGCCGGATTGGGGAAGACGCCAGAGATCGCTGTCACGCGGATCGAAGCGGATGCGTACCGGCAGCTTGCAACGCTGGGCATGCAGGATCTCGTCCTGGTGGGAGACACCCTTGAGCAACTGGAACGCCGCGACGGCGAAGCCCTGCTTGCCGGCTTGCGCGACCTGTTCGCACGCCGGGTCATCGTGAGCCTTCAGCCGGAGCACGGCTGGCAGCCGCGGGATCTGATCGCCTTCGGCTTCACGCGCCTCGGCAGGGATCACGCCGGAACGGCCGAGTTCTTCGGCTTCGACATCGCCACCTACAAGACCACGCCAGACTGGTTGAACGCGAGGAACTGGGCAAATCCGGATCTGTTTGACAAATTCCGCTGGTAG
- a CDS encoding quinone-dependent dihydroorotate dehydrogenase, whose product MIYRPLQSMLSRLDPERAHELGLTGLRWSRPLGVARLLAGGVPLLERQLLGLRFPNPVGLAAGLDKNGDCIRGLAALGFGFVEVGTVTPRPQSGNPKPRIFRLAGRRALINRLGFNNKGVDYLVARVAASGYQGILGINIGKNADTPTEQAVDDYLYCMDRVYPYADYITVNLSSPNTKGLRDLQHGGLLDELLASVKAAQLRLSVSWSRYVPLVVKISPDMTDEQTLALARALVAHHIDAVAATNTTLSRYGVNGQRHADQVGGLSGPPLQHRSNEVIRLLADELRGALPIIGIGGVESVEDAVAKLHAGASLIQLYTGLVYRGPGLVGEIVRGLRARERSLGDVPGLADAPY is encoded by the coding sequence ATGATCTATCGCCCATTGCAGTCAATGCTGTCCCGCCTCGACCCCGAGCGTGCCCATGAACTTGGTCTCACGGGTTTGCGCTGGTCGCGCCCTCTGGGCGTTGCGCGCCTGCTCGCCGGTGGCGTCCCGCTGCTTGAAAGGCAACTCCTGGGGTTGCGCTTCCCCAATCCTGTTGGCCTCGCCGCGGGGCTGGACAAGAACGGTGATTGCATTCGGGGCCTGGCGGCGCTGGGGTTCGGCTTCGTGGAGGTGGGCACGGTTACGCCGCGGCCACAGAGCGGCAACCCCAAACCGCGGATTTTCCGCCTGGCCGGGCGGCGTGCGCTCATCAACCGCCTGGGGTTCAACAACAAGGGCGTGGACTACCTGGTAGCCCGCGTTGCAGCGTCTGGCTATCAGGGCATTCTGGGCATCAACATCGGCAAGAACGCCGATACGCCGACGGAACAGGCCGTCGACGATTATCTGTACTGCATGGATCGGGTGTATCCCTACGCCGACTACATCACCGTCAACCTGTCATCGCCCAACACCAAGGGCCTGCGGGATTTGCAGCACGGTGGGTTGCTGGATGAACTGCTGGCCTCCGTCAAGGCTGCCCAGTTGAGACTTTCAGTGTCGTGGAGCCGTTATGTTCCGCTGGTCGTCAAGATATCCCCGGATATGACCGACGAGCAGACACTGGCGCTGGCGCGTGCGCTGGTTGCCCATCATATCGATGCCGTCGCCGCCACCAACACGACATTGAGTCGCTACGGCGTCAACGGACAGCGCCACGCTGACCAGGTTGGCGGCCTCTCCGGCCCGCCGCTGCAACATCGTTCGAACGAGGTCATCCGCCTGCTCGCCGACGAATTGCGCGGCGCCTTGCCCATCATCGGTATCGGTGGCGTGGAATCAGTGGAGGACGCCGTGGCGAAACTCCATGCCGGCGCGAGCCTGATTCAGCTATACACTGGGCTTGTTTACCGGGGCCCTGGGCTCGTGGGGGAAATCGTCCGCGGCCTTCGTGCAAGGGAACGGAGCCTCGGCGACGTACCCGGCCTGGCAGACGCACCTTACTGA
- a CDS encoding LysR family transcriptional regulator, whose product MDFSFQNLKYFVAVAEEGSVTRAARRLFISQPSVSAAISHFESTLGQKLFVRRPSRGVILTPAGEQLLPRARALLAQADELQAAASHIGSQLSGTLRAACFVNLAPIHFAALLSSFGAKYPGISVVFRDGHQEDILDGVRRGLFEVAITFDLGSLEDFETTTLAELPPNAVLPVTHRLANRSSIDLEELAPEPLILMDFPLTREYFLSLFRIRRLKPRLEHLTKSFEMLRALAGNGLGYGMINVIPAITKTCDGKETSVVPLRPPVAPLHIVAIRLREMPLRAVSEAFLHHAGEFFAQRQSHDSLRK is encoded by the coding sequence ATGGACTTCTCATTCCAGAACCTAAAATACTTTGTCGCAGTCGCCGAGGAAGGCAGCGTGACACGCGCCGCCCGCCGCCTTTTCATCTCTCAACCTTCGGTCTCCGCTGCAATCAGCCATTTCGAATCAACGCTTGGGCAGAAGTTGTTTGTCAGGCGTCCATCCCGAGGGGTCATTCTCACCCCGGCCGGAGAACAACTCCTGCCCCGGGCCCGGGCACTACTTGCACAGGCTGACGAGTTGCAAGCAGCGGCTTCACACATCGGGAGTCAGTTGTCCGGGACCCTTCGGGCGGCCTGCTTCGTAAATCTCGCACCGATCCATTTCGCGGCCTTATTGTCTAGCTTTGGCGCGAAATATCCTGGTATCAGCGTGGTGTTCCGTGACGGTCATCAGGAAGACATTCTCGATGGTGTCCGTCGGGGGTTGTTTGAAGTGGCGATCACCTTCGACCTAGGGTCACTGGAGGATTTCGAGACGACGACACTGGCAGAACTCCCCCCAAACGCCGTTCTGCCGGTTACACACCGGTTGGCAAACAGGTCATCGATCGATCTGGAAGAGCTTGCTCCTGAGCCCCTGATTCTCATGGATTTTCCTTTGACGCGGGAATACTTTCTTTCCCTCTTTCGAATCCGAAGACTGAAACCACGTCTGGAACACCTGACCAAGTCTTTCGAGATGCTAAGGGCGCTTGCTGGAAACGGTCTCGGCTACGGGATGATCAATGTCATACCCGCCATTACCAAGACATGTGATGGAAAAGAGACTTCTGTGGTTCCGCTGCGCCCTCCCGTCGCCCCGCTTCACATCGTGGCGATCCGCCTGAGGGAGATGCCGCTGCGCGCGGTGTCGGAGGCCTTCCTGCACCACGCGGGAGAGTTCTTCGCCCAGCGTCAATCACACGACAGCCTAAGAAAATGA
- a CDS encoding carbon-nitrogen hydrolase family protein, translated as MMNGKVTRQPEGTLRVGAAHAASAMLDAEAGVRSAQQWIRMASESGVKLLVFPESFIPGFPLWNALFKPINGHEFFMRLAQSSLLVDGPEIAAISEEARRCQLHVSLGFTERSPHSPGCLWNSNILIGDDGRVLNVHRKLVPTFYEKLSWNHGDAAGLRVISTRIGRIGSLICGENGNPLSRYALMAQGEEIHTSNYPPVWPFTDPRESGGYDLTEAIRTRAAAHAFESKTFVIVSSGFLDEASIYVIANGDDEAEAILRACPRSASMVVGPSNDVLSSICRDEEGLVHADVNLASLLPLRQHHDMAGYYNRMDLIRVTVDRRRPEPLTDAVSDDESAGCFGGRAEATPVSDDD; from the coding sequence ATGATGAACGGAAAGGTCACGCGACAGCCGGAGGGCACTTTGCGTGTGGGCGCCGCCCATGCGGCATCGGCCATGCTCGATGCCGAGGCGGGTGTACGATCCGCGCAGCAATGGATCCGCATGGCATCGGAGTCCGGGGTGAAGCTGCTGGTTTTCCCGGAAAGCTTCATCCCCGGGTTCCCGTTGTGGAATGCGCTGTTCAAGCCAATCAATGGGCATGAATTTTTCATGAGACTCGCGCAGTCATCGTTGTTGGTCGATGGCCCAGAGATTGCTGCTATCTCAGAAGAGGCGCGACGTTGCCAACTTCATGTCTCGCTGGGTTTCACCGAACGCTCGCCCCACAGTCCCGGTTGCCTTTGGAATAGCAATATTCTCATCGGGGATGATGGGCGCGTACTGAACGTGCACCGAAAACTGGTACCGACCTTCTACGAGAAGCTCAGTTGGAACCATGGCGATGCAGCTGGCCTGCGCGTAATCTCGACCCGCATTGGACGGATCGGATCGTTGATCTGTGGCGAGAACGGCAATCCTCTGTCCCGTTATGCGTTGATGGCGCAGGGGGAGGAGATCCATACCTCCAACTATCCGCCAGTCTGGCCATTCACGGACCCCCGTGAAAGCGGTGGGTACGACCTGACGGAGGCAATCAGAACCCGCGCTGCGGCGCATGCGTTTGAATCCAAGACCTTCGTGATCGTCAGTTCCGGTTTTCTTGACGAGGCATCAATCTACGTCATCGCGAACGGCGATGACGAGGCCGAAGCCATCCTCCGCGCATGTCCCCGGTCGGCGTCGATGGTGGTCGGGCCATCCAATGACGTGCTGAGCAGCATCTGCAGGGACGAAGAGGGCTTGGTGCATGCGGACGTCAACCTTGCGAGTCTCCTGCCTTTGAGGCAGCACCACGATATGGCGGGGTATTATAATCGCATGGATCTCATTCGAGTCACCGTCGATCGCCGCCGGCCCGAGCCCTTGACCGATGCAGTATCGGATGATGAGAGCGCTGGCTGCTTTGGCGGCAGAGCGGAGGCGACGCCGGTTAGCGACGACGACTAA
- a CDS encoding ParA family protein, protein MRRVIFNQKGGVGKSTITCNLAAISASRGLRTLVVDLDTQGNSTAYLMGRETALPEDAGTAPFFDQVLSFRLYEKDPLEFIVESPFENLHVMAASRELENLQGKLESRYKIYKLKEALEGLESEYDAIYVDTPPALNFYTRSALIAANRCLIPFDCDDFSRRALYELLDNVAEIRADHNPELTVEGIIVNQFQSRAKVIQQAVNTLREEGQPVLEQFLSASVKVRESHEHCKPLIYLAPKHKLTAEFASLYDALMSH, encoded by the coding sequence ATGCGTCGCGTTATCTTCAATCAGAAAGGCGGGGTCGGGAAATCGACGATTACCTGCAACCTGGCAGCAATCAGTGCCAGCCGTGGCCTGCGCACCCTGGTGGTGGACCTGGACACCCAGGGAAACTCCACCGCCTACCTGATGGGGCGCGAGACCGCGCTACCGGAAGACGCGGGCACCGCACCTTTTTTCGACCAGGTTCTGAGCTTTCGGCTCTATGAGAAGGACCCGCTTGAATTTATTGTAGAGTCTCCCTTCGAGAACCTGCACGTCATGGCGGCATCCCGCGAGCTTGAGAACCTGCAGGGCAAGCTGGAATCGCGCTACAAGATCTACAAGCTGAAGGAAGCGCTGGAAGGCCTGGAGAGCGAATACGACGCTATCTACGTAGACACGCCACCGGCTCTCAACTTCTATACCCGTTCGGCGCTGATCGCCGCCAATCGCTGCCTGATTCCGTTTGATTGCGACGACTTCTCCCGTCGCGCCCTGTACGAGCTGCTGGACAACGTTGCCGAGATCCGTGCTGACCACAATCCGGAACTCACCGTCGAAGGCATCATCGTCAATCAGTTCCAGTCCCGCGCCAAGGTCATCCAGCAGGCCGTGAATACCCTGCGTGAGGAAGGTCAGCCCGTGCTGGAGCAGTTTCTTTCCGCCTCGGTGAAAGTCCGCGAATCCCACGAACACTGCAAACCGTTGATCTATCTCGCGCCCAAACACAAGCTGACTGCCGAGTTTGCCAGCCTCTACGACGCCCTGATGTCGCACTGA
- a CDS encoding ketopantoate reductase family protein, translating to MHFAVIGVGGVGGYFGARLAEAGHDVTFIARGEQLRALRTHGLRVTSHKGDLHLSPVHVEADPQAVGVVDCVIVAVKAWQVADTGQAIRPMVGERTMVLPLQNGVEASDTLAAILGEEPVLNGLCGILAWRDGPGHIRHFAIEPVVRFGERNNERTARIDDLQRAFDVCVGAVAEVPTTFELPCGTSFFSFARKAALVLSPGRL from the coding sequence ATGCACTTCGCGGTGATTGGAGTGGGTGGGGTAGGTGGGTATTTCGGCGCACGTCTTGCGGAAGCGGGTCATGACGTCACCTTCATTGCCCGGGGTGAGCAGCTTCGCGCTTTGCGGACGCATGGCTTGCGAGTGACCAGCCACAAGGGTGATCTGCATCTGTCGCCAGTTCATGTTGAAGCGGATCCGCAGGCGGTTGGAGTGGTCGATTGCGTCATCGTCGCGGTCAAGGCCTGGCAGGTTGCGGACACTGGCCAAGCCATTCGCCCCATGGTAGGCGAGAGAACGATGGTGTTGCCTCTCCAGAACGGAGTGGAGGCCTCGGATACCTTGGCCGCGATTCTCGGCGAGGAGCCGGTGCTTAATGGCCTGTGCGGGATTCTCGCTTGGCGCGACGGTCCTGGCCACATCCGCCATTTCGCCATCGAGCCCGTCGTTAGGTTTGGAGAGCGGAATAATGAAAGAACCGCGCGGATTGATGACTTGCAGCGGGCATTCGACGTCTGCGTCGGCGCGGTCGCAGAAGTGCCGACGACATTCGAGTTGCCCTGTGGCACAAGTTTCTTCTCATTTGCGCGAAAGGCGGCGTTGGTGCTGTCACCCGGGCGCCTATAG
- a CDS encoding ketopantoate reductase family protein produces MCAKGGVGAVTRAPIGITRTLPETREMLIALLEEIAAVGRGLWVRLPHDAALRALRQLDTQPPEGTASMQRDIAEGKPSELDQQTGAVIRLGRQAGIPTPANDFVYAALLPQERAARERAGLAMCAQPDN; encoded by the coding sequence ATTTGCGCGAAAGGCGGCGTTGGTGCTGTCACCCGGGCGCCTATAGGCATCACGCGCACTCTTCCCGAAACACGGGAAATGCTGATCGCTCTGTTGGAAGAGATTGCTGCTGTGGGTCGGGGGCTATGGGTGCGGTTGCCGCATGACGCCGCATTGAGGGCTCTGCGCCAACTCGATACCCAGCCGCCCGAGGGGACCGCCTCCATGCAGAGGGATATCGCCGAAGGAAAGCCGTCCGAGCTTGACCAGCAGACCGGTGCGGTCATCCGCCTCGGCCGGCAGGCAGGAATCCCGACGCCCGCCAATGACTTCGTCTATGCCGCATTGCTGCCCCAGGAGCGGGCGGCGAGAGAGAGAGCGGGCCTTGCGATGTGCGCGCAGCCGGATAACTGA
- a CDS encoding TAXI family TRAP transporter solute-binding subunit codes for MPSVTCNRLGESTMKCMTRLACAAAVTIVLAAPTSAFGNPDRVEILVSPSGSGPYLAWATFQNYAGDYTDEFSFVAVETPGFVYNVRFVAESPELWTNTVFGSGQVAEWAAAEGLAPFFPSALPAASDFRVLGVMSQTSNFFVTLDSAIASPDNFSGKRVGTGLMTQNEWGMHHRILLDHWGLTPRLASFNALGANENIDAMLDGRSDVGALVVHSAKDFRANLEPQPFRALESSGRSWHYVNVPEEKITDFIEETGAPFLLRRIPEGTFTNQPEELTTFGNFMTLSAHKDFPEDRAYELVRIWMEIGEQIGEYSAIARIWDPESISELARVSPEMIHPGAMRAFREAGLVE; via the coding sequence GTGCCATCGGTAACCTGTAATCGTTTGGGGGAAAGCACCATGAAATGTATGACTCGACTTGCCTGTGCCGCCGCAGTTACGATCGTCCTGGCCGCGCCAACATCAGCCTTTGGCAATCCGGATCGGGTTGAAATCTTGGTTTCACCGAGCGGAAGCGGTCCTTATCTTGCTTGGGCTACCTTCCAGAACTACGCGGGTGATTATACGGACGAATTTAGCTTCGTTGCCGTTGAAACGCCTGGATTCGTCTACAACGTCCGATTCGTTGCTGAATCACCGGAGCTATGGACCAACACCGTTTTCGGTTCTGGTCAGGTCGCCGAATGGGCGGCGGCTGAAGGGCTCGCCCCGTTCTTCCCCAGCGCACTTCCTGCGGCCTCGGATTTCCGGGTTCTCGGGGTCATGAGCCAGACGTCAAATTTCTTCGTCACCCTGGACTCGGCCATCGCGAGTCCGGACAATTTCTCCGGCAAGCGTGTCGGGACGGGGCTCATGACTCAGAACGAGTGGGGCATGCATCACCGCATCCTGCTCGATCACTGGGGTCTTACGCCCCGGTTGGCGTCATTCAACGCCCTCGGCGCCAACGAGAACATTGATGCAATGCTCGATGGTCGATCGGATGTCGGTGCCCTCGTCGTTCATTCAGCCAAGGACTTCCGCGCAAACCTTGAACCACAGCCGTTTCGCGCTCTGGAGAGCTCCGGCAGGTCTTGGCACTACGTCAACGTGCCAGAGGAGAAGATCACGGACTTCATTGAAGAAACCGGGGCGCCATTCCTGCTGCGCCGTATTCCCGAAGGGACCTTCACCAACCAGCCCGAGGAACTCACGACCTTCGGCAACTTCATGACTCTCAGCGCTCACAAGGACTTTCCCGAGGATCGCGCCTATGAACTGGTGCGAATCTGGATGGAGATCGGTGAACAGATCGGTGAATACAGCGCCATCGCCAGAATCTGGGACCCGGAATCCATTTCCGAGCTTGCGCGGGTGTCTCCGGAGATGATCCACCCCGGCGCAATGCGCGCATTCCGAGAAGCAGGATTGGTCGAGTGA
- a CDS encoding TRAP transporter permease produces the protein MTRLLDSVSHRAARWAAHLLVPAALVFIGYQMLTVWVSLHGSMQHYTVHLTGVLLLAAVIAVIDGPDMRKAAWSKALHVLAAVTAALVAMIAGWFLYTNLGTLEFTQPFIDAKALVMGALLVLAVLVLTWLLWGFPLAALCALAVAYFAYAHLIPATWAPSHTRPNLLVSTLAGYGGPRGLFRFMPLSADMIFLLLVYGGLLYGAGVIGMFADVGRAIGNFFRGGIAYSAIVASSLIGMVTGQAVSNIALSGGMTIPSMKQSGFTKEQAGAIEVLASTGSQLLPPIMGLGAFLMAEILGVAYFEIVKAAIIPGLLFIATIMIGVFSLVGSSESIPYERQPVDWDRILWIMPSFLVSLSVLVGLLYLRYSPAMAGFLGIASLMVLTFLRPGRYRPELHQLAGGVREGIRIAIYLALMLAAIGLVVQTLSTTGAGISLGRSISAIGGGSLPLTLLLGMAIALLIGMGLPTPAAYALIAIVVVPALIDVGLAPLTAHMFGFYFAIMSTLTPPIAVGVLTAMRISGGTFIGTTVQCFMLGLVCFLIPYAFVAHPEILSPSEFGWGGALALAFFFVATALTSAAVYGALGRRLRQWERVLAGLAGPLAYLVYLATGNVIAGGVGPVLLIAFLAASYLGGGVDHRGKLRA, from the coding sequence ATGACAAGACTTCTGGATTCGGTATCGCACCGGGCCGCGCGGTGGGCGGCGCACTTGCTGGTACCAGCCGCGCTGGTATTCATCGGCTATCAGATGCTGACCGTTTGGGTCAGCCTGCACGGGTCCATGCAGCACTACACCGTGCACCTGACCGGTGTTCTGCTGCTCGCCGCCGTGATCGCCGTCATCGATGGCCCGGACATGAGAAAGGCCGCCTGGTCGAAGGCGCTGCACGTGCTGGCCGCCGTGACCGCGGCGCTGGTCGCCATGATCGCCGGGTGGTTCCTCTACACAAACCTCGGGACGCTCGAGTTCACGCAACCGTTCATCGACGCGAAAGCTCTCGTCATGGGCGCGCTGCTGGTGCTGGCCGTACTGGTCCTGACCTGGCTGTTGTGGGGCTTTCCCCTTGCGGCTCTCTGTGCGCTGGCGGTGGCTTATTTCGCCTATGCCCACCTGATACCGGCGACGTGGGCTCCGTCACACACCCGTCCGAACTTGCTGGTCAGCACGCTTGCGGGCTACGGAGGGCCAAGGGGCCTATTCCGTTTCATGCCGCTTTCCGCCGACATGATCTTTCTTCTCCTGGTCTATGGTGGGCTGCTATACGGCGCCGGCGTAATCGGGATGTTCGCCGATGTGGGTCGCGCAATCGGCAACTTCTTTCGCGGCGGAATCGCCTATTCAGCCATCGTCGCTAGTTCCCTGATCGGAATGGTGACGGGCCAGGCGGTGAGCAATATCGCCCTGTCGGGTGGGATGACCATCCCGTCAATGAAACAGTCCGGATTCACGAAAGAGCAGGCTGGCGCCATTGAGGTTCTTGCTTCCACCGGTAGCCAGTTGTTGCCGCCCATCATGGGATTGGGCGCCTTCCTTATGGCGGAAATTCTCGGCGTGGCCTATTTCGAGATTGTGAAGGCGGCGATTATTCCCGGGCTGCTTTTCATCGCGACGATCATGATCGGGGTGTTCTCGCTGGTGGGTTCGTCCGAGTCGATTCCCTATGAGCGCCAACCGGTGGACTGGGACCGCATTCTCTGGATCATGCCGTCCTTTCTCGTCTCCCTCTCCGTGCTCGTGGGGCTTTTGTATTTGCGTTATTCGCCGGCCATGGCGGGATTCCTTGGCATTGCCTCATTGATGGTTCTGACCTTCCTGAGGCCTGGGCGCTATCGGCCCGAGCTCCACCAGCTTGCGGGCGGGGTCAGGGAAGGCATTCGAATCGCCATCTATCTCGCTCTGATGCTTGCGGCAATCGGGCTTGTTGTCCAGACACTGTCCACCACAGGCGCGGGCATTTCACTTGGGCGGAGCATTTCGGCCATTGGCGGTGGCTCGCTGCCGCTGACACTGCTACTCGGAATGGCCATTGCCCTGCTGATTGGCATGGGTCTGCCCACGCCCGCCGCCTATGCCCTGATTGCCATTGTCGTGGTACCAGCTCTCATCGATGTAGGCCTGGCGCCGCTGACCGCACATATGTTTGGCTTCTACTTCGCAATCATGTCGACACTGACACCGCCCATCGCGGTCGGCGTGCTCACGGCGATGCGCATTTCTGGCGGCACGTTCATTGGCACTACAGTGCAGTGCTTCATGCTCGGCCTTGTTTGCTTCCTGATTCCCTACGCGTTCGTTGCGCATCCGGAGATACTGAGCCCATCGGAATTCGGGTGGGGTGGTGCACTCGCGCTGGCGTTTTTCTTTGTTGCAACCGCTCTGACGTCGGCCGCGGTGTACGGGGCGCTGGGCCGTCGATTGCGGCAATGGGAGCGCGTTCTGGCGGGTCTTGCAGGCCCGCTGGCCTACCTCGTCTATCTGGCGACAGGCAATGTCATTGCGGGGGGTGTCGGACCGGTGCTGCTGATCGCGTTCCTGGCTGCATCGTACCTGGGCGGTGGCGTAGACCATCGTGGCAAATTGCGTGCTTAA